A window of Phragmites australis chromosome 2, lpPhrAust1.1, whole genome shotgun sequence genomic DNA:
GCTCGTCATGTCGCGCGACGCGGGCTGGTGCGGGCAGCGCGCGTGGCGGAAGCTGCTCAGGCGGCTGGCGCAGGAGACCAAGCACATCTGCAGCTCCCCGTCGGCGGTAGCGGCCAGGCCCATCACGTTCGGCTACGACGCCGTCAGCTACGCCAAGAACTTCGACGACGGCCGCAGTCCCGCGCCGCcctacgccgccgccgccgccaatgcCACCGATAAGTCGAGCGGCAACTGACTAAATGGCCGTTCTTTCTCCTCTCATCCTAGTCTTCATCCCCTTCCGatctttttaattgtttctcttttttcttgcttttaTTTCCTCATCAATACCCCGTACGTATTTGGTAATTTGTACATAGCCATGACGATATCAGAAGTCGAGTTTGGCCAAATACACACGCTGCATTATTGTTCTGTATCAGTATGGCTCCAATGTATTTTCCTCTGAATCCTATTTATTGGTAAGCAATTTCGATCTGAGTTTAAATAATGCATGAAGCCATGCCAT
This region includes:
- the LOC133910088 gene encoding uncharacterized protein LOC133910088 — protein: MGVSTTDLSAPPNSVKLSGCMTSSSSVTPWPLAGKHRSAAAVFRRPQLVMSRDAGWCGQRAWRKLLRRLAQETKHICSSPSAVAARPITFGYDAVSYAKNFDDGRSPAPPYAAAAANATDKSSGN